A single Glycine soja cultivar W05 chromosome 14, ASM419377v2, whole genome shotgun sequence DNA region contains:
- the LOC114384822 gene encoding carbon catabolite repressor protein 4 homolog 6 yields the protein MRRTPPTIHFIAATDTAAATATSMSSRPLHRGRGRGFSGRPYSGDAHLRSVRDANLGLRRGEGGSFLNQTPHHQNPPYNPRPHPPPPPHHHRPQFRPYPPQFRPPPPQFRPHPMQFRPPPPSDHRPAFRPPQHLRPRPPDYRDWELAWTPPPPPHCERFKVLSYNILADYLALDHRTKLYFHIPRHILDWQWRKRSIIFELGLWSADILCLQEVDRFHELEEELKPKGYSGIWKMRTGNPVDGCAIFWRNSRFKLLYEECIEFNKLGLRDNVAQLCVLEFINQNGSLPSSLTGSSKVVVCNIHVLYNPNRGEIKLGQVRVLLDKAKAVSKLWNDAPVAICGDFNCTPKSPLYNFISEQKLDLSGIDRNKVSGQASATIHASKLYYGPNSSEISANGSVQATSTEGDKEDIEQNNSRLDTRDLDTKCHSLDNQHTQTVSDMSVNSCTNVDCGKESDAYAGKDTQETSVDHSKVSCEVGSIKEPNPSYSEGRIHIDHVNGDIHDITPVTFSAPEEVHSDATWLGSNEHIPNAVPTSNKELLIEESNLHVPEGNKHVEFDCAPTSLQEDDQSSKMRIDLESIDLDNIEISSTKPSSQTSVSCVFEDEDSPSHEEIDNDQNNSSSTSYLVDKLHHLSNITFPPDMKEKSFFDEMDKTIIGGESEDGSRFVSSLHNAGEVAFDLGSSMKSDLEKPYQSEELDSASNNLLLPVESIEMEDYLSPRQISESINSEQATYTPALWTPMEIETATGNADCTFLEHPLQLRSTYTEAMDCSGTRDPHGEPLVTSYNRRFLGTVDYIWRSEGLQTTRVLAPISKHAMQWTPGFPTKKWGSDHIALVTELAFLKDSTDTSNDVK from the exons ATGCGACGCACTCCTCCCACCATCCATTTCATCGCCGCCACCGACACCGCCGCAGCCACCGCCACCTCAATGTCTTCACGCCCACTT CACCGAGGACGCGGCAGAGGCTTCTCCGGCCGCCCCTACTCCGGCGACGCGCACTTACGCTCCGTCCGCGACGCCAATTTAGGACTCCGCCGTGGCGAGGGCGGAAGCTTCCTGAACCAAACGCCGCACCATCAGAATCCGCCTTACAATCCGAGGCCTCATCCGCCGCCGCCGCCTCACCATCATCGGCCTCAGTTCCGTCCATATCCGCCTCAGTTCCGTCCGCCTCCGCCGCAGTTTCGTCCGCATCCGATGCAATTTCGTCCGCCTCCGCCGTCTGATCACCGGCCGGCGTTTCGTCCGCCGCAGCATCTTCGGCCACGACCGCCAGATTATCGAGACTGGGAGCTTGCTTGGACTCCGCCGCCGCCTCCTCATTGTG AGCGGTTTAAAGTTCTTTCCTATAATATATTGGCTGACTACCTGGCTTTGGACCACCGGACCAAACTCTATTTTCACATACCTCGACACATTTTGGACTGGCAGTGGAGAAAGAGAAGCATAATTTTTGAGCTGGGGTTGTGGTCTGCTGATATCTTGTGTTTACAG GAGGTTGATAGATTTCATGAGTTGGAAGAGGAGTTGAAGCCTAAGGGATATAGCGGCATCTGGAAG ATGCGTACAGGTAATCCAGTTGATGGCTGTGCAATCTTTTGGCGTAACTCAAG GTTCAAACTGTTATACGAAGAATGCATTGAGTTTAATAAGCTGGGACTCAGGGATAATGTTGCTCAACTATGTGTACTAGAA TTCATTAATCAAAATGGATCTCTCCCATCCAG CTTGACAGGGTCTAGTAAAGTTGTGGTTTGCAACATTCATGTGCTTTACAATCCTAACAGGGGAGAAATTAAGCTTGGCCAG GTTCGAGTGCTGCTTGATAAGGCTAAAGCCGTTTCTAAACTCTGGAATGATGCCCCTGTAGCTATCTGTGGGGATTTTAATTGTACTCCCAAG AGTCCATTATATAACTTTATATCAGAACAGAAG TTAGATCTGTCCGGAATAGATAGGAATAAGGTATCAGGACAAGCTTCTGCTACAATTCATGCATCAAAGCTCTATTATGGTCCTAATTCTAG TGAAATATCTGCTAATGGTTCAGTTCAGGCAACATCCACTGAAGGTGACAAAGAAGACATTGAACAAAATAATTCTCGGTTGGACACGAGGGACCTGGACACTAAATGTCACAGTTTGGATAATCAACATACTCAGACTGTTTCAGATATGTCTGTTAACTCTTGTACAAATGTTGATTGTGGAAAGGAAAGTGATGCATATGCAGGAAAAGATACTCAGGAAACTTCTGTTGACCATTCTAAGGTCTCTTGTGAAGTTGGTAGCATAAAAGAACCTAATCCTTCTTATAGTGAAGGTAGGATCCATATTGATCATGTAAATGGTGACATTCATGACATTACACCCGTGACCTTCTCAGCTCCTGAAGAAGTTCACAGTGATGCAACTTGGCTTGGCAGCAATGAACATATACCAAATGCTGTCCCAACTTCAAATAAAGAATTATTAATTGAAGAATCCAACTTGCATGTGCCTGAAGGGAATAAACATGTGGAGTTTGACTGTGCCCCAACCTCTCTCCAGGAAGATGATCAATCTTCCAAGATGAGGATTGATCTTGAGTCGATAGATCTAGACAATATAGAAATTTCTTCAACTAAACCATCCAGCCAGACTTCAGTTTCATGTGTATTTGAAGATGAAGATAGTCCATCTCATGAAGAAATTGATAATGACCAAAATAACAGCTCATCAACTTCATATCTAGTTGACAAATTACATCACTTGTCCAACATTACCTTTCCACCAGACATGAAAGAGAAATCATTCTTTGATGAGATGGATAAAACCATTATAGGTGGTGAAAGTGAAGATGGCAGCCGTTTTGTATCTTCCTTGCATAATGCTGGAGAAGTGGCTTTTGATCTTGGCTCATCAATGAAATCAGATCTTGAAAAGCCATATCAATCTGAGGAATTAGATTCTGCTTCCAACAACTTGTTGCTGCCCGTAGAAAGCATTGAAATGGAGGATTACTTATCTCCAAGGCAGATTTCTGAATCCATTAATTCAGAGCAAGCTACTTATACTCCAGCATTGTGGACTCCTATGGAGATAGAAACTGCAACAGGAAATGCAGACTGCACCTTCTTGGAGCACCCTTTACAGCTTAGGAGCACATATACTGAAGCTATG GATTGTTCAGGGACTAGAGACCCCCATGGAGAGCCTCTGGTAACCAGTTATAATAGACGCTTCTTGGGAACTGTTGACTACATTTG GCGGTCTGAAGGTCTTCAAACAACCAGAGTTCTTGCTCCGATATCTAAACATGCCATGCAATGGACTCCGGGTTTCCCAACTAAG AAATGGGGTAGTGATCATATTGCATTGGTTACCGAG